In Biomphalaria glabrata chromosome 8, xgBioGlab47.1, whole genome shotgun sequence, the genomic window AGGCCTGTCTCAATTTCTtgtaaatgacaattttcgatTGCAGTCCATAAAATAACTGTCGGCCACACGTTGAGCCTTATGTTGGCCTTCTTGAAACAACGAAATGTGATAATATTGTTTTTCAGCATTGTAGGCTATGTTCTGATTTCAAGCAACTTATGAAAACTTCAAAGAATTCATGGAGCTAAATTTGAGTGCTTTTAAATATTGAGATAATATGTATATCTAAATCTGTAATTTATCagataagacatagatctattgATCTATAAACTAGGCGAGCATATTCCGTCTTGAGTGAACATAGTCGTAAATTTGTAGAAAGGGAATCAACTgaatataatttctttttttttacattcaaggGACATAACTTTTAAGttgttaatgttattattattattattttatatctttaacaaagaacaattttaataaaatatttaatatttttattataaaataatgtcatttatgaaaataaaataatattttttgaatattttataatgtatatatttttaaaatgcaaaatgcaatacaaaatgattaTTTTGCAAACCAATTGTTTTACTACGCAACTTATACGAGTATATAATCAACACATACTGTCGTGTTAATGTACTGTTAACGCAGTACATATACTAAAATTGGAACGATACAGAGAAGATTAGCATGGCCCCTGCGCAAGGATGACACGCAAATTCGTGAAGcgttccatattttttttttaccacagtGATTAGTGATATGAAaacctgggcattagctgtggtctgAAAGATGTCGCCCACGCAGCAAGGAACGGCGAGTGCCCATACAATTTGAAATCAGTGTCATCGCTGGTTTTGTCAGTGTACTGTGTAAGGTTCGCTggttcctgatttttcctcagggctGACCCCAGAAATCTTGTTAGTGATATGAAaacctgggcattagctgtggtctgAAAGATGTCGCCCACGCAGCAAGGAACGGCGAGTGCCCATACAATTTGAAATCAGTGTCATCGCTGGTTTTGTCAGTGTACTGTGTAAGGTTCGCTggttcctgatttttcctcagggctGACCCCAGAAATCTTGTAGCATCTTACTCATGTTGGGTAAGACAAccgaggtttgaattcagaattCAGctccaataataaaaaatggtaaCGTCTTCGAATCCGAAGATGAACGATGAATGTAATGATTCACGTGGCCATGCAAACCAAGTGGCAACagacatatttttccacatctgatgcagacaaagccgttgtccgccttGGATCTATTTACGTTTTCTGCGTAGTGATGGGGTGGAAAACGGGCACGATGCTCAGGCGCCACCCTCAGTAGAGCGCTTCACACAGAGGTgcgccccccaaaaaaaaatgattttccggaaattttcctttttttaaaaaaaactaacaaacatttttacatataaaaaatgaatagcATGGCTCGATCTATCGTATGAATTGTCGTTATGTTTATATTAATTCTAAAGAGATTTCCACTCGCGTTAAACCTGATGTAATCCCGAATGTGAGACACAATTTGCATCTACAAGACTAATTgtgttatcaaattaaaaaaaaaatcttttacagagaGAGCTCTCGCGAAGCTTTGTAGAAGACAGACGCAGAAGACGtacagaaaacttaaatagacccccccccccaaccaccaccaccaccacctagcggacaacggctttgtctgcagcagaagcgggaaaatatgcagatcGCAGCTGGACTCACCCATACTTAACCCTATGAAGGCGTGTGGTagattagcctctaaacatcagaattgtaattccaatttgtatgcactcattgtaaaacagctcagcacttaaaGAGTTAATCTTCTGAAACGAAGACGTTGCCATTGTGACCGGTAATTATTTTTGTCTGAAATTGAGGATACCTCTTTAGCGTGTAGTTCAATATGTCCCCCAAAATAACTCGCTTGGTAAAAGCGATATCTACATAGGTAAAGACTTCCGACATGAACGTAGGTCGAGTCAAATAAAGTTCCTAATTGTATTCCTTCAATGCCACTTTTTAGTTGATTTTCTATTTGGATGCCAGGAGATGAACAAACTCCTTTTGAAATAGTGGCTTTAGTTCTTAGATTTatcatgacattttaaaaaatgaattggtAGAATTGACTTTACATTTGTAGGCCTACCAACTTGAGGTTCTACATAGCTTTCCTTTTTACATCCATCTAGAGGAAGATTTTGTAGAATCATAGAGATTTATGCAGGTTCATATTAGTggcaagacattttttttttgctacagaTTCATGATTGAATTTGAGAAAAATCAACTTTGAACGCATATTTCAAATATacctaatttaattttaagatgattagacgtatatttttatttttatataaggTTAGGATTAACCCCAAACCAGAATTTTCACTGTGACCAATAAGGTAGCATTTTGTTATCCAACAATGTACATAAATTGTCATTTTCGAAATCCTAGGTTCAGTTTCCACTCATGAATTTGCAAGCTAACAAGGAAGTGTTACTTAGGTTTTAATTGGGTTTTTTTATATTCTGACGACTACCTCccaatcaaaattaaaaaaaaaaaaaaaaaaaagataccgcTGATGATTTGgaaaatgctgaaaaaaaaattttaacagaCAAGTATGAATCTTCTCTTGTGATTATGCCTCATTGATGTGTTTTTGGCTTGTTCCAAATAGGTCTAAACATATTAACCAGTCATtagatgtatatttaaaaaaaaattaataataggCGTTGGgtgtggcaaagtatgtaggtagCAGatggggctgcatagccacaTGAAAGGCTGCACTCCTCagtaatcttcggactcgaagacaaccCTTGTTATTATTACGGTACTatattaagaaaatattttgagtCATGTTTGTCAttaactagattttaaaaaaatgtgttaatgcATTGAACTTCTATAATTGTCTATTTTTTTCATATGGAGACCACCACTATCAGTAATAACTTCTGCATCAAAATGCTAAATTTCTAACATATTCTTGATTAAGTTATAAAACGCATTCATTTATGGAGATCCTTATTTCAATTGATACTCTTACATaggcataaaaaaaacacttggaCCTAGTTGATTATTTGTCCGAaaaattcaatattttcataGTTTAGTCCAAAAGTTTTCTGCTTACATAAAGTGGAGAGAGgttatttgtttaaaacacTAATTGTTATAAGTAACACTGACATTAAATAAAACATGTTAAcaagatgtataacagtttAGTTATGTACCAAGCAGTTCTTTACCTGACTCAACCAATAGAATCAGTTAACATAAAATACTATTTCTCAAACTCGTACTGACCGTAACCTGAAATATCTGGCCCCTACCCCAGTTATAGGTATTTGAGGGTATAGAGTATGAAATAGCTGGCCCCTACCCCAGTTATAGGTATTTGAGGGTATAGAGTATGAAATATCTGGCCCCTACCCCAGTTATAGGTATTTGAGGGTATAGAGTATGAAATAGCTGGCCCCTACCCCAGTTATAGGTATTTGAGGGTATGGAGTATGAAATAGCTGGCCACTACCCCAGTTATAGGTATTTGAGGGTATGGAGTATGAAATATCTGGCCACTACCCCAGTTATAGGTATTTGAGGGTATGGAGTATGAAATATCTGACCCTACCCCAGTTATAGGTATTTGAGGGTATGGAGTATGAAATAGCTGGCCCCTACCCCAGTTATAGGTATTTGAGGGTATGGAGTATCATTGAGACAGGATTACTTCAGTGATTGGTTCACATGTTGATCTAACTACTGTCAATATATGGGGACTTAAAAAAAGcttccttcggggaacagtaccaggaaaaaagaagaaaaaaaaaaaagaggcatacAGAGAAAGCAGTgcgaagacaacataaaagaatggacaggtctcTTCTCCTAGATGACCCCCCCAActcaactggtccacaaatgagattggtcCCTGCCGCTCagagcatgctttaagcatgaaagtagcgctaaataaaagctataattattaagACAGCCAGAATCTTGTGCCCCAATAGTCCAACAGTGGGTGAAGAAGAGGTGATAGATTGTTAAAATTCAAGCAagtaatattatataaaaacatctttaattttttttatatgtaattaACAAAGAGTGAAATCTGAAATGCATTATGTACAATCTCAAGGAAACAATCGTCAAACATTCATTCACTCTGGTAAGctgtaggaaaaaaaatacaacaaaagtgGCTAACATCTAACAGGATgttctaaataaaacaacaacacaaacaatGTGGTTTCAAGAAAGCTTATTTCTATCACCAAATAGGAATTCATTCTACAGACTTGTGGAACGTAATATCAAAACCATACTTGATATGCAAGTAGACATTTCAGGGAATAattaggctaaaaaaaaaacatatataattatcacttataaaaaaatcaaccaagAAAAGATCACTAGGGCGAGTCAAACTATTAACCTTGAATTTAATCTCCCTCAAATATCAATACAGTAATCTGCCATTCACTAGAGCAGCAAAGCTCAGCGCAGATTATGCACCTGTAACACTGAATACAAGTGGTTTTCCTTCTACAAAACCTTAAAAACTGTAGACTGAGagatttaaatttttcttaactttatctGTTGTAATCCATGgagttagaaaaaaataaaaagtaattctAACTATAAAGAGAATCATAATTGTAACTTTTACCCCCTTGACTTTAGTCAACATTTGAAAATGTTCAAAGACATtcatttcaataatttaaagaaaaataaatcattCACAAGTTTTTCAGCAAGTGGGTAAACCTTGCCATTCTCCTACATCGTCTTTATACTCAAATATCAGACAAGTTTAACAGCCAGCAAGTGGAATCTCTAAGTTCTGCTTTGAAATGTCCACATCCATGAGAACTTTCCGACACAACTGTACAGACTTTTTGTCTCCAATGATTTCATACAAACGACTGGCTTCTTTTATAAGGTTAATTCTTTCTCCTACTCCCCCCATTACATTGGAAGGGAGATGACGTCCAGCCATAAGAAGAGCTGCTGCTCTTTCTCGCTCAATGCATTCGTCTTCATTAGGACTATCAGAATCATCTGAGAGAGAAAGCAAAGAAAAATGGTTTAGATTGCACACTCCTAATTAGctctaaaaataataatcagtaaatatttgagaataaaaaatttatgctttttaaaaagaactattttaaattcaaaatgaaCTATCCAATAAAATCCTACAAGTAAAACAGCATTTTAGACACTTCAAATGTTTTATAGCATCTGTATACTCTCTATAAATATACTAACCTTTTTCAGGATGTGTAATATTAGGTTTATTTCTATGTCTAATACTTCTATCTAAAAGCTGCTGGGTACGCCCAGGACTTGCACCAGCCATTATTCTGGATGTGGCTTCATGCAGGAATACCTAGTTAGAAAGAACAATTTAAATGAATCATTAAGTTCAAGGTACTTCAAGCATCACATAGGCCAAGGGAAAACTAATGAATATGTTTACACTTACTTTAGGTAGTGCAGCTTTCATAACTTGTGATAACTTTCTCAAGCTGGCTAAGTCTTGCTGGAAGGCAATCAGCTCTGTCTGTGAAGCTACTCTAACTCCACTATCTTCTTGGTTTATCTCCCAAATGTTTGTACGTGTTGTTAAAAGCCAGTCACATAACAGTAACTGTATACTCTGTATAGAAGAATTTGTATTTTGTAACTTGAAATGTTTTCATTAAGCATTGAATCATTTATAAACCTATCAATACACAGAATAAATAGCATAAGGGAGTTATAGTTTCCAGTGTTTCTGTGGAAGAAAGTTGTTAGCCCATTACATTACCCAATATGCTACCTACCCATCTGAGCTTTTATTGAAATTTACTTAGATGCTAGCTGCTGCTAGTATTGCTTCTTTTCCAGTTCAACAAGACAAAGCTCCTTTGATACTTCACCAATCTTACCATATGTTCTATTGCTTCACATTCCAGAACATAGTTTGCAAAAGTGTACAAATAATAATAGGGATAACAATTCACAACTTCATCAATAAGAACTGATAATACCGTCTTCTAATCATCTTCCTGAAGTCATGAAGCATGTGAATACATTGGTGATTGCACTGCAGAGACATTGCACAAGTTTGACACGCAATGCAACTACAATGCACCACTAACAGTATTCTTTCTCAAATTtgtctttgtttacaaattGCAAGTGAAGATTAAGCAAAAACACATGAGTTTAATGTATACAATAAATTATTgcatatttaaaacaacatgCAGTCAACTTGATGAAATGATCACTTAACATTTGAATAACACAATGGATATTAACTTCTTCAAGAACAACATTTTCTTgcaattttataaatttattgaaATATCTTTCGTATTCGCATCTATATTGTTCTTGTtatagtagttacgctgaggtggtcaattgtagtcaaactgaatttccatttgattggaccaaaaaaTGACCTAAACTAAATAAGAACTGATTTGACTAGAATTCAATTTTGATCCCACTTTTCCAACAGCTGAAAAGGTTCTAAAGGTCCCTCGCTAGGACGCTCTATTTTGGTTTTTGTCTACCAAGTGACATAAAATAACAGTTCTATACAAAAATACAACTCACTTTTATAATGGTGATATTTTCTGCAGTGTATGCAAGCTTTAAACTCTCTCGTAATAGTCGCCCTGCTCTGTCACACTGTCTTAATGAAGCTATTAAAGTTTTACATTCTGGTGAGACCAGAACATTTTTCTTAGCTTTGTAAGCTAAATAAACAGCCCTTGGTAAAGGATCACTGCAACAGACAAGACAACAAATGGAAATAGTGTAATAATATTTGGAACATTGAACCTGCAAGTTAGATTCATTTTAAAAGTCATCTTTTAATGTGTTTAGTATTTaccatgtttttttaaaaataaaccaaaatgTACTCACTCAATGCCATTTAATTTCTTTGGGAAGACATCTAGAATAGAGTAAGTTCTTGAGGCATTGTCATCTTCTCCCATAAGCCAATGATGTGCAACTAGCACTATGTTGCCCCACCACAAAGCAACTTCATCTAattctttaaacaaaagaaaacattgaacacatacattttaaatatataatatttgggACATTCAAAGGAAATGAAGATAATGTCATTTTTGGGGGGTCAATTTaactttatttgtattttaactgGTTGATACACATTTAAATTAATCacaataatgtaatttttttttaaattagctatTTTATGACAGATTTAACCAGAAAGTTTGTAATAGCTTCTTATTATTGCAGATCATGCAAATAATTCTGCGgtcatttgttttgaaataatttaaaagctGAAAAAGACATTGTATCACATTAAAGTGACTATTTGGTCATCTTAAAACAATcagcaattaaaacaaaaaaaaagacttaaaagcGCTATAAAGGATTTTACCTGTAACTTTAGAAATTCCTGGTGTGTCTGGAACACTGCTCTGGCCTCCAGAACTGAGACATGAGCATTCTAACAAAAGCTGGGCATAAATAAGAGGTtcactttgttttttctttgaggGGTCACTTGGGGATACCAAGGAAAACATTGCCTGGGCAAGTAAATGTTCCCGGAATGCCTGAGTTACTCTGGCCAATGGATCAACTGAAAATATTTGAAGTCCAAATTAGCGCCATAGTagacaaaatcatttttatttcaacaaaaGCTCTACTTTATTCTGGGCACTTATTTACCTTCTGTCCCTCTGGAAGAAAAGATTGAGTCCTTGTCACCTTCAAATTTCACACTGTCAACAAAGAAACGATGCCCTTCAGGGTGACACAACCACTGAATATTGGGAGGAACTTGGTCACcactttttttacaaatgtgacGAGCACGGCTGAGAAAATATCTCTGTCAAATACAATGATATCAAAACATAATGGATAAGCATCATAAGCATGAATAAATGAGCAACAATAGGAGACTGAAGAAAAACTAGTAATACATATAGTTAGGAATAGATATTCTAATTACAATACAATTGTAATACAAAAAAAGGTATCTTACAGCAATGAATTGAAATCCTTCTGGTAGAGATGCTTTGATTTGAAGGGCAGCTGTGGCATATATCCTGGCCAATTCAAACCTAGGCAAAGCATCTTTTGCAGTTTCTCCAATATTTACAGCACTGAGAGCCAAATTTAAACCCCAGAGACGACTTCCCTTTATGTGTCCTATTTAGAACAAAATTTAAGATTAGAGTGGCACACAAAATTACAACTATGTCTCACTAAGAAAGAAAAGCAATATCAAAATAACTCATGGGAAATTAAATGAACAAATCCTAAAATCCTACCACTTAGATGTATTTGATTCAGAATGTGGAAAACATTGGCAGCATCTTTTGCTGATTCCTTGACATCTGCGCTATGCTTGCCTGTCAGACTCCCTGCTCTGCTAGCCAACCACCTTCCTAAGTATAATCGATTCAAGCACTGGCGCAAAATCTGCCACCCTACTCCAGATACCAGGTCTACTTTAGATGTAGGCAGGGGTCTTCCAAGTGCTAGCAAACATAGCTGCAGTTGGTGAAAAGCAGCAGAATAATCagccttaaattaaaaaaaaaaagtgtcttatTAATGACATTTgcaatttgtttctttcttcattgcATGAACGTTATCAGGTATAGTCTAATTCTGTCTcccaagtttttattttaatcttacCCTTGACATGTCCAAATCCGCTTGAGTTCTGTGCCTCCAGAAAGCCACTGCAGCATTACTATTCTTCTTCGTCACTGGTTCTCCAAATATCAGAAGTTTAGCAAGCACAAAAGTGATGAGAATACCATTCAGCAGCCAGAGAAACAAAGAAGGGAACATCTTGTCATACCAGGAAGGTTGGGAAtctaaaacagaaaataatgaCGTTAAAAAACCTAAACAATACCAAGTCTAGTTTTATTACCAAGACAATGCTTGTTTAAAAACCAAACAGAACTTACCATCTTCTGACAATAGCGTTCTTGAACTATGATGTTGTTGACTTGAACCAGATGGTGCAAAGGAATTGAAGAAATAGTTGAATGGATTAAAGATAAgaacacaaaacataaacatgcaTAAGAAGATCCTTGATCTGTCCAGCATTCCCGACTGACTAGAATATATCAGGTCATCAGCTAGAGAATCAAAATAGAATCATGCTTATTAGCAAACTGAAGCCAAAgttaaacataaatacaaaagtGCTTTAAAATAGACATTGTCCAGTCTTGAAGTTTAAAAACTTACACATCAGATCATCACTGCTTGGACTATTAGGATTAGAGTATTCATCTGACTGGTTAGGACTGCTAGGTCCTGATGGAGGATCAGAATAAGGAGGTGTCATGGCTGAAGTGTCAGAAGTATCTGTCACCATGCTTTCATTCAAAAGCAAGAAATCATTTGGATCtggacaacaacaaaaaagtgtcAACAAAATTGTACATCAATACACTAATTTTGTTAAAGACAATTATTAATCTCAAGGGATATTGTCTATGCAGTGAGAAAGTACTTACTTTGTTTCTTCAAGATCATCTTTAAGTTCAGGTTTTCTTGTTTTAACCTACTGTTATCTCTCTGAAGATGGCGAATCATATCAATAGCTTTTCTTAAAATGGCAGATTTGTTCagcttttagaaagaaaaaaattataacttaaaaaacattttttagctACTCTGGTCATAATTAAATAGCTCTTCCATAGTAATTTAGCCAACTCAACAATGCTTAGCTAAAGGATACTTGTATTTCTAATCTATTgctgctttgtttgttttttctcaaATTCTTTAGATATTaaagaaattatatattttttaaaacagtcaCGTAACTGTTTATTGCATGCTTAAAAACTAAACTACCTTGGCTTCAACTCCTGCAACAAGATCTTTTAATTCCACTATCTTATCATTGATGCTCAGGCGATATCGTTTTTCAATGGCATTGTGGGCTGTACGCTTTTCTCCTTTACACTTCAGCTTAGGAGCAGATGCCAAACGATTGATAGGCATCTTGTCACCATCAACAACCTTGAACACACAAGAAATAAAGACAGAATAAATTAAGAACAATACCAGAGTGTTAATACAATGGTTTAGaccataaaaaataatacaataccaCATGTAAATACAATGGTTtagactataaaaaaatcaataatacaTTAATATTGTAATGACATCAACCATATAAGGACTTAATGATATTGCATTAAAATCAACTTTGTATATTgggcaaaataaaaacattaggaCGATTCTTATTTTAGCAATCATATCAATCCGGTAGTCTCattgtgtggtatgcactctggattTTTATATTGTTGGTTCCAGGTTTGACCCCTACCTGCTGCACCGCCATTTCAtagaggtttgggctagaatgtaataatcttcagctctgaaggaacatttaaaatgtaaaacaaataacCTTTACACAGTGTATTGCTTTGCTCACCTGAACAGGTATACTTGTTGTCACAATGGTATTACCACCATCAGTAACCAATGTCTGAAAAGGTGCCGCACTAACTGTGCTCAATGCAGGCGCAGTGCTCAGTGTAATAACATTTGTGCTAACAGTTTGTTCAACAGGCTGATTGGCTTTGGCCACTTGCTGTAGCAGCTGATTTcaagaaacataataaaacgtaaatttatttatttaatacataaaactAGAAACATAATATTTATCTGCGAGGCACCACATTGGGTGCGAAGAATGGGATTGTCTAATTGACTGAAAATTCTCTTAAAAGAATGAGTTGATTTGCAAAAAACTATAGCTAAATATTAGAAAAACTCTTATGAGCAGTTGGTAACTAAAAATTGTTGAAGAGATTGAGCATTATAAAAATTATGGACTTAAAATATGGCatctcattattttt contains:
- the LOC106064601 gene encoding sterol regulatory element-binding protein 1-like, which translates into the protein MADHTRWSDESDNFSTLDNDFLSTNQCDTLQIDDLDILKYINGDFHTDADLFTTQNYDVSLEQSLGLEPSLVLDQHLSIDPAFEVDTDLTSRGLSLDIPVSIDDSNMDITHIKQEPKQELSPAMPFKFELSEAKNDFSSILKHEFKPANITPLQLNINSSQLSQTAALKTLLELHDAAQAKKMQEASSQLAAQKQKILVTSQHPAVQRQVGGSIQPKLTSQQQLKLILQQPLLNNATNTTNVCQQPKPIQAVTPQVQLIQQVPQQPTQINMQQLQQLLQQVAKANQPVEQTVSTNVITLSTAPALSTVSAAPFQTLVTDGGNTIVTTSIPVQVVDGDKMPINRLASAPKLKCKGEKRTAHNAIEKRYRLSINDKIVELKDLVAGVEAKLNKSAILRKAIDMIRHLQRDNSRLKQENLNLKMILKKQNPNDFLLLNESMVTDTSDTSAMTPPYSDPPSGPSSPNQSDEYSNPNSPSSDDLMSDDLIYSSQSGMLDRSRIFLCMFMFCVLIFNPFNYFFNSFAPSGSSQQHHSSRTLLSEDDSQPSWYDKMFPSLFLWLLNGILITFVLAKLLIFGEPVTKKNSNAAVAFWRHRTQADLDMSRADYSAAFHQLQLCLLALGRPLPTSKVDLVSGVGWQILRQCLNRLYLGRWLASRAGSLTGKHSADVKESAKDAANVFHILNQIHLSGHIKGSRLWGLNLALSAVNIGETAKDALPRFELARIYATAALQIKASLPEGFQFIARYFLSRARHICKKSGDQVPPNIQWLCHPEGHRFFVDSVKFEGDKDSIFSSRGTEVDPLARVTQAFREHLLAQAMFSLVSPSDPSKKKQSEPLIYAQLLLECSCLSSGGQSSVPDTPGISKVTELDEVALWWGNIVLVAHHWLMGEDDNASRTYSILDVFPKKLNGIDDPLPRAVYLAYKAKKNVLVSPECKTLIASLRQCDRAGRLLRESLKLAYTAENITIIKSIQLLLCDWLLTTRTNIWEINQEDSGVRVASQTELIAFQQDLASLRKLSQVMKAALPKVFLHEATSRIMAGASPGRTQQLLDRSIRHRNKPNITHPEKDDSDSPNEDECIERERAAALLMAGRHLPSNVMGGVGERINLIKEASRLYEIIGDKKSVQLCRKVLMDVDISKQNLEIPLAGC